From a single Planococcus shenhongbingii genomic region:
- a CDS encoding hemolysin family protein, with the protein MDSILILNLFLVVLLIALTALFVGSEFSIIRVRTSRIDQLISEGSKSAMKTKKIADHLDYYLSACQLGITVTALGLGWLGEPTVERLLHPVFENFGIGDPTASILSFTIAFVAVTYFHVVLGELAPKTLAIQYAEKMALFFSGPLILFGKIMNPFIWLMNGSARLLLRAFGIEPADHEQAHSEEELKIIMTQSYQSGEINQTELAYMQNIFSFDERCAKDIMIPRTQMESISLEMTHDDLMEIVREHEYTRYPVTENGDKDNILGFVNVKEMLTNYTITEDMKESVVVHDIPFVMEAAPIQDVLRTMQKERVHMAIVIDEYGGTSGVITMEDILEEIVGEIRDEFDEDEPDEIKAVDINNYLVNGRVLLSDLEERFGITFEDSEDIDTIGGWVQLKNIDIHEGEKVELPNHTITVKEMENHQIITVLLSRKETIESDKEPVEITE; encoded by the coding sequence TTGGACAGTATACTCATATTGAATTTGTTTTTGGTAGTTTTGTTAATTGCTTTAACCGCTTTGTTTGTCGGATCTGAATTTTCCATTATCCGTGTGCGGACATCCCGCATCGATCAGTTGATTTCAGAAGGCAGTAAAAGCGCGATGAAGACGAAAAAGATTGCAGATCATCTCGATTACTATTTATCGGCATGCCAGCTTGGCATCACCGTAACAGCTCTAGGACTGGGGTGGCTCGGTGAACCAACTGTAGAGCGCCTGTTGCATCCGGTTTTCGAGAATTTTGGAATTGGAGATCCAACTGCCTCCATCCTTTCGTTTACCATCGCTTTTGTAGCCGTCACTTATTTCCATGTTGTACTGGGTGAATTGGCACCAAAAACGCTTGCCATTCAGTATGCCGAAAAAATGGCTTTGTTCTTTTCAGGCCCACTGATTCTTTTCGGCAAAATCATGAATCCGTTTATCTGGTTGATGAACGGTTCTGCCCGCCTGCTGTTGCGTGCCTTCGGCATTGAACCGGCAGACCATGAACAGGCCCATTCAGAGGAAGAACTGAAAATCATTATGACTCAAAGTTATCAAAGCGGTGAAATCAATCAAACCGAACTAGCGTATATGCAGAACATCTTTTCATTCGATGAACGCTGTGCAAAAGATATCATGATTCCCCGAACGCAGATGGAATCCATTTCACTTGAAATGACCCACGATGATTTGATGGAAATTGTGCGCGAACATGAATATACCCGTTATCCCGTTACAGAAAATGGGGATAAAGACAATATTTTGGGCTTTGTCAATGTAAAAGAAATGCTGACAAACTATACAATTACCGAAGACATGAAAGAAAGCGTTGTTGTCCATGATATACCTTTCGTCATGGAAGCTGCTCCAATTCAAGACGTTTTAAGAACGATGCAAAAAGAGCGTGTCCATATGGCAATTGTCATTGATGAATACGGCGGAACTTCTGGCGTTATTACAATGGAAGACATTCTGGAAGAAATTGTTGGGGAAATCCGTGATGAATTTGATGAAGACGAACCCGATGAGATCAAAGCTGTAGATATAAATAATTACCTAGTAAACGGACGAGTCTTATTGTCTGACCTTGAAGAACGTTTTGGCATTACTTTTGAAGACAGTGAAGACATTGATACAATCGGCGGCTGGGTACAGCTGAAAAATATTGATATCCATGAAGGCGAAAAAGTTGAATTGCCGAATCACACGATCACCGTAAAAGAAATGGAAAACCACCAGATCATAACGGTCTTGTTGAGCCGCAAAGAAACGATCGAGTCTGACAAAGAACCTGTCGAAATAACCGAATAA
- a CDS encoding sulfurtransferase, protein MTVFIKTTDTGNYRWIDARFELHNPESGRQLYAEEHVKGAVFWDLNDDLSDMASNAGRHPMPSKEQLAELIRTSGLTHEDTIVIYDQGGTAYAARAWWLLKYAGFEEVYISKIGFEALKKQGIEVSTEPTSYAPSKIDLTFNDAIYADQEYVKKVINGEELGVLVDARSAKRYAGIEEPIDPVAGRIPGARNFDLEQLVKNKQFIDDADFSSVLQNNEPAVIYCGSGVSAAGLYAALAKKGHESLRLYTGSFSDWIRNEDNVVEIDRDDQPDPSDDDSKDILARLIEEGFSGEMLMKKFEYEKSLIGKKQ, encoded by the coding sequence ATGACAGTTTTCATTAAAACGACGGACACCGGGAATTACAGATGGATTGACGCGAGATTTGAGCTCCACAATCCGGAAAGTGGACGGCAATTATATGCCGAAGAACATGTAAAAGGCGCGGTTTTTTGGGATTTGAATGACGACCTGTCGGATATGGCTTCTAACGCCGGCCGCCATCCCATGCCTTCCAAAGAACAGTTGGCCGAATTGATCCGCACTAGCGGTTTGACCCATGAAGATACAATTGTCATTTATGACCAAGGCGGCACAGCTTATGCTGCCCGCGCCTGGTGGCTGCTGAAGTACGCGGGATTTGAAGAGGTCTACATCAGCAAAATTGGATTTGAAGCATTGAAAAAACAAGGCATTGAAGTTTCAACTGAACCGACAAGCTATGCTCCAAGCAAGATTGATTTGACCTTCAACGATGCAATCTATGCCGATCAAGAGTATGTGAAAAAGGTCATCAACGGAGAAGAACTTGGGGTATTAGTAGATGCCCGCTCTGCAAAACGCTATGCGGGAATTGAAGAGCCTATTGATCCGGTGGCGGGAAGAATTCCAGGTGCCCGGAATTTTGATTTGGAGCAGCTGGTCAAAAATAAGCAATTTATCGATGATGCTGATTTTTCATCGGTGTTGCAAAACAATGAGCCTGCTGTTATTTATTGCGGCAGCGGTGTTTCAGCCGCCGGCCTTTATGCTGCGCTCGCAAAAAAGGGACATGAGTCGCTTCGCTTGTACACCGGCAGTTTTTCCGATTGGATCCGCAATGAAGACAATGTCGTCGAGATTGACCGGGACGATCAGCCTGACCCGTCAGATGACGATTCCAAAGACATCTTGGCGCGCTTGATCGAAGAAGGTTTTTCAGGGGAAATGCTGATGAAGAAATTCGAATATGAGAAATCCTTGATCGGTAAAAAACAATGA